The stretch of DNA ATTTCCCAGGCTGAGGAAGAAGGTGCTGGTAATGGCTATACAGCTGTAATTGGATCAACTGGATTCTTATTAGGGAATATTTATAGCCCACATGCAATCATTATTGGAAGAATCGAAGGTTCGGTTTTTGCAAAAGGACGTGTTGAAATTTATCCTGGAGCGGTAGTCATTGGGGATGTTACTTATGCGCAGATTAATGTGCACCCAGATGCTAAGGTCAACGGCAATCTTAGATGTTTATTGCCAGATGCGGTTGAGCAAAAAAATCTCACTTTGAGCAATGAAGGGATACCGAGCAATGTTGTTCTATTGGCTAAAGCAGAGTGATATTAAAAATTAGTGTGATTGTTCGATTGATGAGTTGCAGTCAACAAGCGCGCTCATAAGCTAGAGATGTTGACATAAAGATGTCTGCTCCGATTAAAATCCCATCCCTCCTTCTAGGCCTCTTTGTTTTATTAATAGCTTCAGGGGGGCTTTTTTACAGCTATTACACTCGGGATCTGCCTGAATGTAAGGACGAATACATACAAATATTGTTAAACCAAGAGATTCGGAATCACGAGGCATTGATTCAAGATTCACGCACACTCTCTTTTAATAATATTGCAGAAGTTTCGCATCGCGATGGGATGCGTATTTGTTCTACTAATCTGCTCACTACTCAA from Polynucleobacter duraquae encodes:
- a CDS encoding bactofilin family protein encodes the protein MFEFSKKSNPNTDTQLTYLTTVGAGSIMKGDFIHSGNMLLLGHLIGDISQAEEEGAGNGYTAVIGSTGFLLGNIYSPHAIIIGRIEGSVFAKGRVEIYPGAVVIGDVTYAQINVHPDAKVNGNLRCLLPDAVEQKNLTLSNEGIPSNVVLLAKAE